The following proteins are encoded in a genomic region of Spirosoma sp. SC4-14:
- a CDS encoding CAP domain-containing protein — protein MSWWVVFQLYNWIAIRTETPDYFRLTDQAFFAQSMSYQQMSLTHPDTLLLDAALFQATNEARRQAGLPVLLYDFSLYRSASLHAESMIDKQFYGHENFYSLADRTAFNRIQKQTRRFNWTAENIGQYQTIDTPEWFGVRRNKRTGQYEYLNSQTKELYQPYTYAAFARYAVQQWLHSPHHRANLLNPMFTHVGCAARLSLNPFLEQHAPYSRLVQNFAGNATPIQASK, from the coding sequence ATGAGTTGGTGGGTCGTTTTTCAGCTTTATAACTGGATTGCAATACGTACTGAAACGCCTGACTATTTCCGGCTTACGGACCAGGCTTTTTTTGCGCAATCGATGAGCTATCAGCAAATGTCGCTGACTCATCCTGATACGCTGTTATTAGATGCCGCTTTGTTTCAGGCCACAAACGAAGCGCGTCGACAGGCAGGTTTGCCCGTTTTGCTGTATGACTTTTCGTTATACCGATCGGCAAGTTTGCATGCCGAGTCAATGATCGACAAACAGTTTTATGGCCATGAGAATTTCTATAGCCTGGCCGACCGAACCGCTTTTAACCGCATTCAGAAACAAACCCGGCGGTTCAACTGGACGGCCGAGAATATAGGCCAGTATCAGACAATTGATACGCCAGAGTGGTTCGGCGTCCGCCGGAACAAGCGAACGGGGCAGTATGAATACCTAAACAGCCAGACAAAGGAGTTATATCAGCCTTACACCTACGCGGCCTTTGCCCGATATGCTGTGCAACAGTGGCTGCATTCTCCGCATCACCGGGCCAACTTACTGAACCCAATGTTTACGCATGTGGGTTGCGCAGCCCGCCTGTCGCTGAATCCCTTTCTGGAACAACATGCCCCCTACAGTCGATTAGTGCAGAATTTTGCTGGAAATGCCACGCCCATTCAAGCCTCGAAATAA
- a CDS encoding PE-PGRS family protein: protein MRAFPLILCLLITASCKLTIPDTDKTLFSSIPDTTQIQTNRINYVTGMADSRSQTNNFWLIQGEGTSNKLTMLGHNGLIKGELTIPRFPNRDWEDLAIGPGPESGTTYLYIGDIGDSTYSNDYYQIYRLPEPASVNSSITQIERINFTYPDGAQTAKAMLVDPETKDIFIIVNRNPNVKLYRLPYPQDINTITVAEAFGELPIGMDVTGASISTDGQEVVVRNYTQAFYWKRSGHQTLDDLLRHTVFRMAPLASEPKGETICFDQANRGYYTLSQKSMASSSVNLYYFAKQ from the coding sequence ATGCGCGCATTTCCTCTTATTCTGTGTTTGCTGATTACAGCATCCTGTAAACTTACTATTCCTGATACGGATAAAACCCTGTTTTCGTCGATCCCCGACACTACCCAAATACAGACAAACCGAATCAACTATGTAACGGGCATGGCTGACTCCCGTAGCCAGACTAATAATTTCTGGCTTATTCAGGGAGAAGGGACATCTAATAAACTTACCATGCTGGGCCACAACGGCCTGATAAAAGGAGAACTAACCATTCCCCGTTTTCCGAATCGCGACTGGGAAGATCTGGCCATTGGCCCCGGCCCCGAATCCGGAACAACTTATCTCTATATTGGCGACATTGGCGACTCGACCTACTCCAACGACTATTATCAGATTTATCGGCTGCCAGAACCAGCCTCCGTCAACTCCTCAATAACGCAAATCGAACGGATTAACTTCACCTATCCCGATGGCGCCCAAACGGCCAAAGCGATGCTTGTTGACCCCGAAACGAAGGATATCTTTATTATTGTAAACCGAAATCCGAATGTCAAACTGTATCGCCTTCCTTATCCACAGGACATCAACACCATTACGGTAGCCGAAGCCTTTGGCGAACTTCCCATAGGCATGGATGTTACAGGAGCCAGCATTTCAACTGATGGGCAGGAAGTTGTCGTTCGCAACTACACCCAGGCCTTTTACTGGAAGCGCTCTGGCCATCAAACCCTTGACGACCTACTTCGACATACGGTTTTTCGGATGGCACCTTTAGCCAGTGAGCCCAAAGGCGAAACTATCTGCTTCGATCAGGCCAACCGGGGGTATTATACACTCAGTCAGAAAAGCATGGCCAGTTCATCGGTTAATCTATACTACTTCGCCAAACAATAA
- a CDS encoding sialidase family protein: MKNRSCVLPAIAFRLFMGIGLLLSWPMMPCIGQGFVNVPGVVIDHLPKSTRNYIGSPSIVILPNGKYIASHDIFGKGPTPQHTHVFESANKGKSWQKIAELDSLWWATLFINKGALYLLGTTREYGRMSIRRSMDGGHSWSQVEEGILNTGDGYHCASVPVQVFKGRVWKGMERNVPVTSWGNFQSFVASAPVDANLLDSKSWTFTPSLIYNKTAWKPGNAWLEGNVVMNPQGEIWNILRVNNLEDDQAAMYRVSDDGQTADSTTVTFIRLPGACKKFNIRFDPKTNRYYTFTNYALPQYRSYRRERARNAQVLLSSPDLTNWTIQGIVLFNPDIEKHGFQYLDWQFDGKDIVIASRTAFEDGLGGADNQHNSNFLTFHRVKNFRHYKTPAQWQPLLKGITDFGVLN, from the coding sequence ATGAAAAATCGCTCCTGTGTCCTGCCAGCTATCGCCTTCAGACTGTTTATGGGCATTGGCCTGTTGCTTAGCTGGCCAATGATGCCCTGCATCGGGCAGGGTTTTGTCAATGTGCCGGGTGTCGTGATCGACCATCTACCCAAATCGACCCGTAACTACATCGGCTCACCGAGCATCGTTATTTTACCCAATGGAAAATACATTGCCTCGCACGATATTTTCGGCAAAGGCCCAACGCCCCAGCATACGCATGTATTTGAGTCGGCCAATAAAGGAAAGAGCTGGCAAAAAATTGCCGAACTCGATAGCCTCTGGTGGGCCACGCTCTTCATTAACAAAGGAGCCTTATATTTATTGGGAACAACAAGAGAGTACGGACGAATGTCGATTCGGCGCTCTATGGATGGTGGTCATAGCTGGAGCCAGGTAGAAGAAGGCATTCTAAATACGGGCGACGGTTATCATTGCGCATCGGTGCCGGTTCAGGTTTTCAAAGGTCGGGTCTGGAAAGGCATGGAGCGCAACGTTCCCGTAACGAGCTGGGGCAATTTTCAGAGTTTTGTGGCATCGGCCCCCGTTGATGCCAATTTGCTCGACTCCAAAAGCTGGACATTTACGCCAAGCCTGATTTACAACAAAACTGCCTGGAAACCCGGAAATGCCTGGCTGGAGGGGAATGTGGTCATGAACCCCCAGGGCGAAATCTGGAACATCCTTCGGGTCAATAACCTGGAAGACGACCAGGCGGCAATGTATCGGGTAAGCGACGATGGCCAAACGGCCGATTCAACAACGGTAACATTTATCCGGCTGCCGGGGGCGTGTAAAAAATTCAATATCCGTTTCGATCCTAAAACGAACCGGTATTATACCTTTACCAACTACGCCCTTCCCCAATACCGATCGTACCGACGCGAACGCGCCCGCAATGCGCAGGTGCTGCTTTCGTCGCCCGATCTGACAAACTGGACCATTCAGGGTATTGTATTGTTTAACCCCGATATCGAAAAACACGGGTTTCAGTATCTGGACTGGCAATTCGATGGTAAAGATATTGTCATTGCTTCCCGAACGGCCTTTGAGGATGGCCTGGGCGGAGCCGATAATCAGCATAATTCCAATTTCCTCACCTTTCATCGGGTCAAAAATTTTCGTCATTACAAGACCCCGGCCCAATGGCAACCCCTGCTGAAAGGCATTACCGACTTTGGTGTACTGAACTAA
- a CDS encoding phosphoribosyltransferase: protein MRFRDRTEAGQLLAELLKPYTKQANTLILALPRGGVPVAYEIARQLHLPLDVFLVRKLGLPHQPELAMGAIASGGVQVLNNDIIQSYAISAETLAQVVRRESQELQRRERLYRNEKPPHQLVDKTIILVDDGLATGASMRAAITALRQQNPKQLIVAVPVADQQASDEFRQIADQVVCITTPSPFYGVGMWYDDFSQTTDEEVRQLLGRFS from the coding sequence ATGCGTTTCCGAGATCGAACCGAAGCGGGACAGCTTTTGGCCGAACTGCTGAAGCCTTATACCAAGCAGGCTAACACGCTCATACTGGCCTTACCCAGAGGTGGAGTCCCCGTCGCGTACGAAATTGCCCGGCAACTCCACCTTCCCCTCGACGTTTTTCTGGTTCGTAAATTAGGACTTCCTCATCAGCCCGAACTCGCGATGGGTGCTATAGCCTCCGGTGGTGTGCAGGTATTGAACAACGACATAATCCAATCGTATGCCATTTCAGCCGAAACACTTGCCCAGGTTGTCAGGCGCGAAAGCCAGGAGCTGCAACGCCGGGAGCGCCTTTACCGAAATGAAAAACCACCCCATCAACTCGTCGACAAAACCATTATTCTCGTCGACGATGGCTTAGCAACTGGTGCCAGCATGCGGGCCGCCATCACTGCCTTAAGGCAACAGAACCCGAAGCAGCTCATTGTTGCGGTTCCCGTAGCAGACCAACAGGCCAGCGACGAATTCCGGCAGATTGCCGACCAGGTTGTTTGTATAACTACGCCTTCGCCATTCTATGGAGTGGGTATGTGGTACGACGATTTCTCGCAAACAACCGATGAAGAAGTCAGGCAACTGCTCGGCAGGTTCAGCTAA
- a CDS encoding S41 family peptidase: protein MKKTVYAALLGAFLNGPLVAQTLSPEQLQTDFARLRTALNEVHPEMYRYTPKPVFDSLFTATAARLNQPMTQQEFYVTMVPLLVALHDGHIKWIVSGRDEHYPFSTEKLFPLKLYFQHDKAWVQGNYGGGKVPEGAEVLTINGQPIAAIIRTLLPNMTFADGNRTGGKYGDLNHFFSGYYATFIETPDAFEVVYRVGNETQKATLKPVSEQAIKTYVDGHKPALQSPFRLTYADAQTAVMTIDRFWAEKKDPDYKMFLKTSFREIKQKGIQQLILDLRNNEGGEESWGVLLARYLSDKPFRYYDHISVRQKKKFSFPAWTSPLYMKMRWLVVKKQGDGYVFTKHRGLKLQKPEKDAFNGKLYVLINGGSFSVTSELAAHLHAYRNERARDVLFIGQETGGGYKVNSSGIFTITQLPNSKIDLGIGMFGFNMANVSAYPYTDRGIIPDHSLEPTINDILHQRDPVMIYTLGLIRTPGSTLGDAK, encoded by the coding sequence ATGAAAAAAACAGTTTATGCAGCTCTGCTGGGGGCATTTCTGAATGGCCCACTTGTGGCGCAAACGCTCTCGCCCGAACAACTACAAACCGATTTTGCCCGCTTGCGCACGGCACTCAACGAAGTGCATCCCGAGATGTATCGGTATACGCCGAAACCCGTTTTCGATTCGTTGTTCACGGCAACGGCGGCCCGCCTGAACCAACCAATGACGCAGCAGGAGTTTTATGTGACAATGGTGCCCCTGCTGGTTGCTCTGCACGATGGCCACATCAAATGGATTGTTTCGGGCCGCGACGAACATTACCCGTTTTCGACCGAAAAACTGTTTCCGCTGAAACTATATTTTCAGCACGATAAAGCCTGGGTACAGGGCAATTATGGCGGTGGAAAAGTACCCGAAGGGGCAGAAGTTCTAACCATCAACGGACAACCCATAGCGGCTATTATTCGAACGCTTTTGCCTAATATGACCTTTGCCGATGGCAACCGGACTGGGGGTAAATACGGCGATCTTAACCACTTTTTTTCAGGCTATTACGCCACCTTTATCGAAACGCCGGATGCTTTTGAGGTTGTGTATCGGGTTGGTAATGAAACGCAGAAGGCAACCCTAAAGCCAGTTTCAGAACAGGCCATCAAAACCTACGTCGACGGACATAAGCCAGCACTACAATCGCCGTTTCGGCTCACGTATGCCGATGCGCAGACGGCCGTGATGACCATCGACCGTTTCTGGGCCGAAAAAAAGGACCCCGATTACAAAATGTTTCTGAAAACATCGTTCCGGGAAATAAAGCAGAAGGGTATTCAACAACTGATTCTCGATCTGCGCAATAATGAAGGGGGCGAAGAGTCGTGGGGGGTATTGCTGGCCCGCTACCTGTCCGACAAGCCCTTCCGTTACTACGACCATATTAGTGTTCGGCAAAAAAAGAAATTTTCATTTCCTGCCTGGACCTCACCGCTTTATATGAAAATGCGCTGGCTGGTGGTTAAGAAACAGGGCGATGGGTATGTGTTTACCAAACATCGCGGACTAAAACTACAGAAGCCGGAAAAGGACGCCTTCAACGGAAAATTGTATGTGCTGATCAATGGAGGAAGTTTTTCGGTTACGTCCGAACTGGCCGCACACCTGCACGCGTATCGGAATGAGCGCGCCCGTGATGTGCTCTTTATTGGGCAGGAGACGGGCGGAGGCTATAAAGTGAACAGTAGTGGTATTTTTACCATCACACAGCTCCCAAATTCGAAAATCGATCTGGGCATCGGTATGTTTGGTTTTAACATGGCCAATGTGTCGGCCTATCCGTATACCGACCGTGGAATTATTCCTGATCATAGCCTTGAGCCTACGATTAATGACATCCTGCATCAACGAGACCCGGTCATGATCTACACACTGGGGTTGATTCGAACTCCCGGCAGTACGCTGGGCGACGCTAAATGA
- a CDS encoding LytTR family DNA-binding domain-containing protein has product MTILIIEDEELTARKLQRLLLDVEPAATIVGTTVSVDESVDWLRTNPQPDLIFMDIELADGQSFDIFGRVSVKSPVIFTTAYDEYAIKAFRVNSIDYLLKPIKEEDLRQALAKLQAMRQTLAGPGQKERVLPDTLQQSLLSLLQQWREVSPVDLPAPVATMQSPSPFYRDRFMIKQGQRLFSVGIDEVAYFVTRNKMSFLKTRDSSEWLLDYTLDELAQMLDPRRFFRLNRQIIAELGAVDKVHLYFNGKLKVNLRPAFEEEVIVSREKAGEFKQWLGE; this is encoded by the coding sequence ATGACCATTCTCATCATTGAAGACGAAGAACTAACAGCCCGTAAGCTCCAGCGACTACTCCTCGATGTGGAACCAGCGGCCACCATTGTTGGAACAACGGTGAGCGTCGACGAGTCGGTCGACTGGCTTCGGACGAATCCGCAGCCCGATCTGATCTTTATGGATATTGAACTGGCCGATGGGCAGAGCTTCGATATTTTCGGGCGGGTATCGGTAAAAAGCCCCGTTATTTTTACAACGGCCTACGACGAATATGCCATCAAAGCCTTTCGGGTCAACAGTATCGATTATCTATTGAAACCCATCAAGGAAGAAGATCTGCGGCAGGCACTGGCGAAACTACAAGCCATGCGGCAGACGCTGGCAGGGCCCGGTCAGAAGGAAAGAGTCTTGCCCGACACCCTGCAACAATCGCTGCTGAGTTTACTTCAACAATGGCGCGAAGTCTCTCCCGTTGATTTACCTGCACCCGTGGCAACAATGCAATCGCCTTCGCCATTCTATCGCGACCGGTTCATGATCAAACAGGGGCAGCGCTTGTTTTCGGTTGGCATTGATGAAGTTGCCTATTTCGTGACCCGCAACAAAATGTCGTTCCTGAAAACGCGCGACAGTTCGGAATGGCTGCTCGACTATACGCTTGACGAACTGGCGCAAATGCTCGATCCACGGCGATTTTTTCGTCTGAACCGGCAGATTATCGCAGAGCTCGGGGCGGTCGATAAGGTGCATTTGTATTTCAATGGAAAACTTAAGGTAAATCTTCGGCCTGCTTTTGAGGAGGAAGTTATCGTTAGCCGCGAAAAAGCGGGCGAGTTTAAGCAATGGTTAGGTGAATGA
- a CDS encoding histidine kinase: protein MENLNDRWLRLAGVPLIAIVSNFIFYQPDNDARHISRWVALVMSLLECVLIWEVARLGIIRARRHFPKLSQTTQRILEQMAWFTLTTLVQRLAFMYFYDVTTFWGYPMSARAYWLSVLIPFLFTVPLATIYEARYLYRQWWTTYYEAEQLKKQALQSQLDSLKAQINPHFLFNSLSTLSSLVTENPKQAERFIEELALVYRYVLQTNEQPLTSLDSELQFIRAYFHLLQMRFGRSVELDIAVDSRYYSFLIAPLTLQLLVENAVKHNAALPNRPLLIRVFIETNHRLCVWNSVRKKLNVVPSNRTGLANITAKYQLMGQPAVLIEQTDESFQVMIPLIQETRYDHSHH from the coding sequence ATGGAAAACCTAAACGATCGGTGGCTGCGTCTGGCTGGCGTTCCGCTCATTGCCATTGTTTCGAATTTTATCTTCTACCAACCCGACAACGATGCCCGGCACATTAGTCGTTGGGTTGCGTTGGTAATGAGTTTGCTGGAGTGTGTACTGATCTGGGAAGTGGCACGGCTGGGCATTATCCGGGCGCGTCGGCATTTTCCCAAACTAAGTCAGACAACCCAGCGAATTCTGGAACAGATGGCCTGGTTTACGCTGACTACACTGGTTCAGCGGCTGGCCTTCATGTACTTCTACGACGTTACTACCTTTTGGGGATACCCCATGTCGGCGCGGGCATATTGGCTCAGTGTGCTGATTCCTTTTCTGTTTACGGTGCCATTGGCAACCATTTATGAAGCCCGCTATCTCTACCGGCAGTGGTGGACTACCTATTACGAAGCCGAACAGCTTAAAAAACAGGCGCTTCAAAGTCAGCTCGATTCGCTCAAAGCGCAAATCAATCCGCATTTTCTCTTTAATAGCCTAAGTACCCTGTCGTCGCTGGTGACCGAAAACCCAAAACAGGCCGAGCGATTTATTGAAGAACTGGCATTGGTGTACCGCTATGTGCTCCAGACCAACGAGCAGCCACTGACCTCCCTCGATAGTGAGCTTCAGTTCATTCGGGCCTATTTTCACCTGCTACAAATGCGGTTTGGGCGTAGTGTCGAACTCGATATTGCGGTCGATAGTCGTTATTATTCGTTTCTGATTGCCCCGCTAACGCTTCAGTTGCTGGTCGAAAATGCGGTTAAGCATAATGCAGCCCTGCCTAATCGACCTTTACTGATTCGGGTTTTTATCGAAACGAACCATCGACTTTGTGTATGGAATTCGGTTCGGAAAAAGCTGAATGTAGTTCCCTCGAACCGAACCGGGCTTGCCAATATTACCGCCAAATATCAGTTAATGGGGCAGCCAGCTGTTTTGATTGAGCAGACCGACGAATCTTTTCAGGTGATGATTCCGCTAATTCAGGAAACCCGCTATGACCATTCTCATCATTGA
- a CDS encoding head GIN domain-containing protein: protein MKRFSFFQLICTVFLVFIVSACGWRREDIGPYQGDQQTFGLANFDRLDMGSAFTITVQPGTDFRVVAEGDRRNLDDLDVYTRNGTLYARYRNSRNRQYETAFTITMPTIRGVAFSGASQSSIAGFDKLNELDIELSGASKGQFQVQADRVKLLLTGASNLQLGGVGRSLVAELSGASILQGFGYAVNEADLNLSGASKAHVSVSNSLDIDASGASYVRYRGNPSIHQRLSGASTVETD, encoded by the coding sequence ATGAAACGGTTTTCTTTTTTTCAGTTAATCTGTACTGTATTTCTGGTTTTTATAGTAAGTGCCTGTGGCTGGCGTCGCGAAGATATTGGTCCCTATCAGGGCGATCAGCAAACGTTTGGGCTGGCTAATTTCGACCGGCTCGATATGGGTAGCGCCTTCACGATAACGGTTCAGCCGGGTACTGATTTTCGGGTTGTGGCCGAGGGCGACCGCCGGAATCTCGACGATCTGGATGTGTATACCCGCAATGGAACGTTATATGCCCGCTACCGTAATTCGCGCAATCGGCAGTACGAAACAGCATTTACCATTACCATGCCCACGATCCGTGGTGTTGCCTTTTCAGGGGCCAGCCAGTCGTCGATTGCTGGTTTTGACAAACTAAACGAACTGGATATTGAACTGTCGGGCGCGTCGAAAGGTCAGTTTCAGGTACAGGCCGACCGCGTCAAGCTGTTGTTGACGGGAGCATCGAATCTGCAATTGGGAGGAGTGGGTCGATCACTTGTGGCTGAATTGTCAGGGGCGTCGATTCTTCAGGGCTTTGGTTATGCCGTAAACGAGGCCGATCTAAATCTGTCGGGGGCCAGCAAAGCGCATGTAAGCGTATCCAATTCACTGGATATCGATGCCAGCGGAGCCAGTTATGTGCGCTATCGGGGAAATCCCTCGATTCACCAGCGGTTAAGTGGAGCCAGCACGGTTGAAACCGATTAG
- a CDS encoding STN and carboxypeptidase regulatory-like domain-containing protein, with protein MTLLRYFLFFSCLLASGSVVGQSTPPLERLISVDIRNQHLEEALRQISKAGQFEFSYNPSQLDKNAVVSVRLTNVPVRQVLMQVFSTTMTFKSRGNHVILVRAEQTDSEPKSLLLDGYILDEQTGERIAQASIFEKTTLASTVSNPFGYYRIKLPTDLPAIRLDVRKQMYLGETVLVRGKFTHSVNVRLRPMPQPISVETLSIRRSEDTTQTVAPLASVPVTMPVVVADSTPPAGPSLLERGRLGMINLFVSAQQAVHDINLNRDTLYRDWQVSFLPYIGTNHRLSGRIINRYSVNVLAGYSFGVQAFEVGGLLNLVGGDVRGFQVAGWGNVVGREVTGAQLAGWFNVVGGNVHGVQTGGLFNIDLKPMQGVQLGGLFNANLNEMRGFQVGGLFNATLGEQPATVQLGGLMNIAGRSIHGVQVAGLINVAGGDVRGWQISGILNRARRITGGHQIGLINIADSAGNVPIGLLSHVQKGGYRRFEVGSDEVNLLNLSYRTGVKRFYNILSAGHSFDRENSPRLSVGYGLGTGFSLSRATMINLEGSTYHLFYFQNYNFQNYNSGWNQQFRLSALLETRFSKHLSLAFGPSINWYMSEDETTKPLTQPAISLYNNRYSRYGTMTYWSWVGFQAGLRFGN; from the coding sequence ATGACACTGCTTCGTTACTTTCTTTTTTTCTCATGCCTGCTCGCTTCAGGTTCGGTGGTAGGGCAATCGACGCCACCGCTGGAACGACTTATTTCGGTCGATATTCGGAATCAGCACCTGGAAGAGGCCCTACGGCAGATCAGTAAAGCCGGACAATTTGAGTTTTCGTACAATCCGAGCCAGCTCGATAAAAATGCGGTTGTTTCGGTTCGGCTGACCAATGTGCCGGTGCGTCAGGTGCTCATGCAGGTGTTTTCGACCACGATGACGTTTAAATCGCGGGGAAACCATGTTATTCTGGTGCGTGCCGAGCAGACCGATTCGGAGCCTAAGAGCCTGCTGCTGGATGGCTATATTCTGGACGAACAAACCGGCGAACGCATTGCACAGGCCAGTATTTTCGAAAAAACAACGCTGGCTTCTACGGTTAGCAACCCATTTGGCTATTACCGTATCAAACTCCCTACTGATTTACCTGCCATTCGGCTCGATGTGCGGAAACAGATGTATCTGGGCGAAACCGTGCTGGTACGCGGGAAATTTACGCATTCGGTAAACGTTCGGTTGCGGCCGATGCCCCAGCCAATTTCCGTTGAAACGTTATCGATTCGTCGGTCAGAAGATACGACTCAAACTGTTGCGCCACTAGCGTCGGTACCGGTAACCATGCCCGTCGTGGTGGCCGATTCAACTCCACCAGCGGGGCCGTCGCTACTCGAACGTGGGCGGTTGGGCATGATCAACCTATTCGTTTCGGCCCAGCAGGCAGTCCACGATATAAACCTCAATCGGGATACGCTCTACCGCGACTGGCAGGTTTCGTTTCTGCCGTATATCGGCACCAACCACCGGCTGAGTGGCCGCATTATCAACCGCTATTCGGTGAACGTGCTGGCGGGTTACTCGTTTGGCGTTCAGGCGTTTGAAGTGGGTGGTTTACTGAACCTTGTTGGGGGCGATGTTCGCGGGTTTCAGGTGGCTGGCTGGGGCAACGTTGTGGGCCGGGAGGTAACTGGTGCGCAGCTTGCCGGATGGTTCAACGTGGTTGGAGGCAATGTTCATGGCGTTCAGACGGGTGGACTATTTAACATCGATCTCAAGCCGATGCAGGGTGTTCAGTTGGGGGGGCTGTTTAACGCCAATCTAAACGAAATGCGGGGCTTCCAGGTAGGCGGCTTGTTCAACGCGACGCTGGGCGAACAACCGGCGACGGTACAGTTAGGTGGCCTGATGAATATTGCCGGGCGGTCAATACATGGGGTGCAGGTAGCCGGATTGATCAACGTAGCCGGAGGGGATGTGCGGGGGTGGCAGATCAGTGGTATTCTGAACCGGGCCCGACGCATTACCGGAGGGCATCAGATCGGCCTGATCAATATTGCCGATTCGGCCGGAAATGTGCCCATCGGTTTGTTGAGTCACGTGCAGAAAGGCGGCTACCGACGCTTCGAAGTGGGAAGCGATGAAGTGAATTTACTCAATCTGTCGTACCGGACGGGCGTCAAGCGGTTTTATAATATCCTCTCGGCGGGGCACAGTTTTGATCGGGAAAACAGCCCTCGCTTAAGCGTTGGCTACGGACTGGGAACCGGTTTTAGCCTGAGTCGAGCCACGATGATCAATCTGGAAGGCAGTACCTATCATCTGTTCTACTTTCAGAACTACAATTTTCAGAATTATAATTCAGGCTGGAATCAGCAGTTTCGGTTGAGCGCCCTGCTCGAAACCCGTTTCAGCAAACACCTGTCGCTGGCGTTTGGTCCGTCGATCAACTGGTATATGAGCGAAGACGAGACGACTAAACCCTTGACCCAGCCTGCTATTTCTCTCTACAACAATCGCTACTCGCGCTACGGCACCATGACCTACTGGAGCTGGGTCGGTTTTCAGGCCGGGCTACGCTTTGGAAATTAG
- a CDS encoding FecR domain-containing protein produces the protein MADQQPINDALLAKFLAGETDPGESARVQQWLASQDSAPNEPTQDDFAAFERIWQTATPVDSKPIDTDAAWKSVRQKMNNRPADAKESDPIIKPLPIQPQEVRPMPETESSVSKPLWSRTIWRVAAVLVVALGVGWSAFQYLNQPKAAEPLLTVRTTNLPVERILPDGTKVLLNRNSTLQYPAHFDTDTRDVALTGEAFFDVVPDPEHPFRIQARQTTVQVLGTSFNVRAYDADVSVAVRTGKVRFASKRKAVLLTRNQQATFEAKGDTIRRSLQLSPNVFAYKTRQLVFENEPLRDVVQTLNQVYNADVRLANGNLGNCRLTTRFTNEPLNAVVSITAETLGLHVRYVGKQVILEGRGCE, from the coding sequence ATGGCAGACCAACAACCCATCAACGACGCTTTGCTGGCCAAATTTCTGGCGGGCGAAACCGACCCCGGCGAGTCGGCGCGGGTGCAGCAGTGGCTGGCCAGTCAGGATTCGGCACCCAACGAACCTACGCAGGATGACTTTGCGGCTTTCGAGCGCATCTGGCAAACGGCCACGCCCGTCGATTCGAAACCCATCGATACCGATGCGGCCTGGAAATCGGTCCGGCAGAAAATGAACAACCGCCCGGCCGACGCAAAAGAATCCGACCCGATCATAAAACCGCTGCCGATTCAGCCGCAGGAGGTCAGGCCGATGCCAGAAACTGAATCGTCGGTCAGCAAACCCTTGTGGAGCCGGACCATCTGGCGAGTCGCTGCTGTTCTGGTGGTGGCTTTAGGCGTTGGCTGGTCGGCGTTTCAGTACCTGAATCAGCCCAAAGCCGCCGAGCCATTACTAACGGTTCGAACGACCAATCTGCCCGTTGAACGAATTTTGCCCGACGGAACGAAGGTGTTGCTGAATCGGAATTCGACCCTGCAATACCCGGCCCATTTTGACACCGATACCCGAGACGTAGCGCTGACGGGCGAAGCTTTTTTTGACGTAGTACCTGATCCTGAGCATCCGTTTCGGATTCAGGCGCGGCAAACAACCGTGCAGGTGCTGGGCACATCGTTCAATGTGCGGGCCTATGATGCCGATGTGAGCGTAGCCGTTCGGACCGGTAAGGTGCGATTTGCCAGTAAGCGAAAAGCGGTGCTACTGACCAGAAATCAACAGGCTACGTTCGAGGCCAAAGGCGATACCATCCGGCGGTCGCTGCAACTGTCGCCGAACGTATTTGCCTATAAAACCAGGCAGCTTGTTTTCGAGAATGAGCCGTTGCGTGATGTGGTGCAAACGCTCAATCAGGTATATAATGCCGATGTGCGACTGGCCAATGGCAATCTGGGCAATTGCCGCCTGACCACCCGATTCACCAACGAACCCCTGAACGCGGTAGTCTCCATCACCGCCGAAACCCTCGGCCTCCACGTCCGCTACGTCGGCAAGCAGGTGATTCTGGAGGGAAGGGGCTGCGAGTAG